The Euphorbia lathyris chromosome 2, ddEupLath1.1, whole genome shotgun sequence genome includes a window with the following:
- the LOC136218775 gene encoding protein FAR1-RELATED SEQUENCE 5-like, which produces MDPRTSEYENSEDEEAARVWVGDGIDYSPYFITSTVFQTNVEAIQWAKNIAIKNGFEIVISSHKHGGKQTLLRCSRGERYRGLPIPLEDGLSRKTKTKACGCPFRLKVRQLQDFSGWQIVANAGEQSTHNHEMIVYAEGHRQISGLSPAAKLIVRDMSSYQAKPCAIMTALRTKHPEDNPTIKHVYNYRDRLRKDGFEGRDMISQFFHLAVMNKYYHASLADSETNVLTHVFMAHPASVELLRTYHWYIGMDSTYKTNKYRMPFFEIVGMTPCNNNFKIAYAIMQDETE; this is translated from the exons ATGGATCCGAGAACGTCGGAATACGAAAACTCCGAAGATGAG GAGGCAGCTAGAGTTTGGGTTGGCGACGGAATCGATTATAGTCCTTATTTCATAACGAGCACGGTATTTCAAACAAATGTGGAAGCAATTCAATGGGCGAAAAACATTGCAATCAAAAATGGTTTCGAGATCGTTATTTCTTCGCATAAACACGGAGGTAAACAAACTCTTCTGAGATGTTCACGTGGCGAACGGTATAGAGGATTGCCTATTCCCTTAGAAGATGGTTTAAGTaggaaaacaaaaactaaagcgTGTGGCTGTCCATTTCGGCTAAAAGTCAGGCAGTTGCAAGATTTTTCGGGTTGGCAGATCGTTGCTAATGCTGGGGAGCAGAGTACGCATAATCATGAAATGATAGTTTATGCGGAGGGACACCGACAGATTAGCGGTCTTAGTCCAGCAGCGAAGCTAATTGTGCGTGACATGAGTTCGTATCAAGCAAAGCCGTGTGCTATTATGACGGCACTTCGTACGAAACATCCAGAAGATAACCCAACAATAAAGCATGTATACAATTATAGAGACCGGTTGAGGAAGGATGGGTTTGAGGGTAGAGATATGATTAGTCAGTTTTTCCACCTTGCCGTCATGAACAAGTATTATCATGCTTCGCTTGCTGATTCGGAAACTAATGTGTTAACACatgtatttatggcacatccagctTCTGTTGAATTACTACGGACGTACCACTGGTATATTGGCATGGATTCAACATACAAGACCAACAAGTACAGAATGCCATTCTTcgaaattgttgggatgactcCATGCAACAACAATTTCAAAATCGCGTATGCGATTATGCAGGATGAGACCGAATGa